The following are from one region of the bacterium genome:
- a CDS encoding ABC transporter permease, translating to MTTTIIRPKKTFTLEDIREIWRYKELLYFLAWKDIKVRYKQTIMGAGWAIFQPFVAMVVFSVFFGGLLNVPSDGIPYPIFVYTGLLFWQFFSSALSDTSTILISNASIVTKVYFPRLILPIASVLTKFVDFAIASIILFGLMFYYGYMPTLSGLLIIPILLLITFLASVGGGLFLASINVKYRDVRYILPYFIQMLLFVTPVIYPPSIAGQYSWVLALNPMTGVIKGARGALLGTEPVNWLLLGISFGATALLFIVGVYFFKKTERYFADIV from the coding sequence AGAGATTTGGAGGTACAAGGAACTGCTATATTTTTTGGCATGGAAAGATATCAAAGTTCGATATAAGCAGACAATCATGGGTGCCGGGTGGGCGATATTCCAGCCATTCGTGGCAATGGTGGTATTTAGCGTTTTCTTTGGAGGACTTTTGAATGTCCCGTCAGACGGCATCCCCTACCCCATCTTCGTTTACACAGGTCTATTATTTTGGCAGTTTTTTTCCAGCGCTCTTTCCGATACCAGCACCATTCTCATATCCAATGCTTCCATAGTCACGAAAGTTTATTTCCCCCGCCTAATTCTCCCTATCGCGAGCGTCCTAACAAAATTTGTTGACTTCGCCATCGCATCGATAATTTTGTTCGGCCTTATGTTTTATTATGGCTACATGCCGACCCTTTCGGGACTTCTTATTATACCCATCCTTCTCCTTATAACCTTTCTGGCTTCGGTTGGCGGAGGACTTTTCTTGGCCTCAATAAATGTAAAGTACCGCGATGTCCGCTACATACTTCCATACTTCATACAAATGCTTCTTTTTGTAACACCGGTCATCTACCCCCCATCTATTGCAGGACAGTACTCATGGGTACTGGCACTAAATCCCATGACGGGAGTTATAAAAGGAGCGAGAGGCGCGCTTTTGGGAACAGAACCTGTCAATTGGCTTCTTCTCGGAATTTCATTCGGCGCGACAGCTCTCCTCTTTATTGTCGGAGTATATTTTTTCAAGAAAACCGAGAGGTACTTTGCGGATATTGTATAA